A stretch of DNA from Desulfobulbaceae bacterium DB1:
GCGGCGGACTGAAACGAGCAAAGGAACCGGCGTTGCACAAGGGGAAAGAACCGGAGCAATCCGTGCAGCGGCAAACGCCTGAACGCAACAGGAACAGTCAGCCAAACAGCGTGTCCCCGGCTGCTCCGGCCCAGGGAAAGGAGCGGCAAACGCCTTCGTCCCGTCCGACAAGCGCCGCAATGCCGACATCCCCGGCAGATTCACGGCCTGACGATACGGGAGATACGGCGACTCCGCCGCTGCCGCCCCTGCAAAAAGCCGCTCCCCGCTACCACGCAAACCCGCCGCCGGAATATCCGCCCCTGGCCCGGAAGCGGGGGCTGGAAGGGACCGTCGAGCTTGATGTGCTGGTCAACCGGCTGGGAGCGGCGGAACAGATAAAATTGGCCCGGAGCAGCAGCCACGATCTCCTTGACCGGGCGGCGATCGCCGCTGTCAGTCGCTGGTTGTTTCTGCCCGGCAAACAGGGGGCGGAAGATATCCCCATGTGGGTGCGCATTCCGATCCGCTATGCATTACAGGAGAAATGACCGATGAAAACACCACTCTTTTTTTTAAAATTCACGGCAATCCTGCTTCTGCTGCTGCTTTCCCGCGGCATGGCACAACCGGTTGAGGCGGCAATCTTCGTCGACCAGCTGGGCCGCGAGGTCAGCCTTGCGCACCCGCCGCAACGGATCGTCTCCCTGATGCCGAGCATCACGGAAATCGTTTTCGACCTGGGCGCCGGCGACCGGATCAAGGGGGTGACCCAATTCAGCAATGAACCGCCCCCTGCGGCCAAACTGCCGAAAGTCGGCTCCTATGTCCATCTTGACCTGGAAAAGATCGTCAGCCTGCGGCCTGATCTCTGCCTGGCGGCGCGGGACGGCAACCCCAAACACATGGTGGACGGCATCATTGCCCTCGGCATTCCGGTCTACTCCCTTGACCCCCGGAGCCTGGAGGAGATCATGGAGTCAATCCTGCTGCTGGGCGACCTGCTGGCAAAAGAAAAAAGGGCTGCCGCCATTGTCGGTGAAATGAAGGAAAAGATCCGGGCCGCCGCCCTGCTGGCCGCCCGGGATGGTCGAACGCCCAGGGTTTTTTTCCAGATCGACGCCGCACCGATCATCTCAGCCGGTTCAAATACCTTCATCGACCAGCTTATCTCCCTGGCCGGCGGGATCAATCTTGCCGCGGGTTCCGTCGTCTATCCCCGTTATTCATGGGAAGACATCCTCATCATGCGGCCCGAGGTTGTCATCATCGCCTCCATGGCAGGCGGCTACAGCGATGACGAATTGAAAGCCGCATGGCGCAGATGGCCCCAGTTGCCGGCGGTACGCGACAACCGCCTTTACGTACTCAAGGCCGACATGTTTGACCGACCCACCGCGCGGATTGCCGACGGGCTGCAGATGCTGGTTGACATCCTTCATCCCCGCCTGCCCCCGGATCAGACGGAAACCAGGAACTAAAATGGACAGGATATTCACCCCCATCGGCAAACGGCTGGTTCTTCTCTGCCTGCCGCTCGGCCTGCTGCTGGCGCTTGCCTTTTTTTTCGGCAGTCTGCTCGGCTCCTCCAATCGCAATCCTTTTCTTCTCGGCGACATGCTCACGGAACTTGCATCCCCGGACAGCACCCAACGGACCATCATCACACAGATTCGCTTTCCCCGGGTGTTGCTGGCCGCCGTCACCGGCGCCACCTTGTCGCTGGGGGGCCTGGTCTTTCAGGTTCTACTGCGCAATCCCCTGGCCGAGCCATACATTCTCGGCATTTCCGGCGGCGCCGCAGTGGGGGCCATCGGCGGCATGCTGGCGGGCGTCTCCTTTTTCCCCGGCGTGACGGCAGCCGCCTTTGCCGGCAGCATGACCACCCTCGGACTGGTGCTGCTGCTGGCCTCCGGCACACGGGCGGTTCGTCGGGATTCACTGCTTCTGGCCGGGGTGATGATGAACGGTTTTGCCGGAGCGCTCATCATGTTTCTCATCTCCCTGTCAAAAAGCAGTGAACTGCACCACATGCTTTTCTGGCTGATGGGCGACCTTTCCATGGTCCAGCCGGAAAGGCTTGCTTTCTTTTACCTCATTGTCCCATGCGCCATGATTATCTTTTTTCTCGCCCGGCCGATGAATGTTCTCCTCGCCGGCCGGGAGGCCGCGGTGTCACTGGGGGTGGATGTGAAAAAAATCTCGCTTCTCCTGCTTGTCACCTCGACCTTCATGGTCAGCCTGGTGGTCTGCTTCTCCGGGCTGATCGGTTTCGTCGGCCTGGTGATTCCCCATATTCTTCGCCTGGTCATCGGACCCGACCACCGACTGCTGGTGCCGGCAGCCGTTTTCGGCGGCGCCTCCTATCTGGTGATCTGCGATCTTCTGGCGCGAACCCTGCCCGCCTCGGGAGAACTTCCGGTGGGGATCATCACCGCCATGATCGGCGCGCCGCTTTTCATCCTGCTTCTCCGGAGAAGCCGGCAATGAAAGCGGTGGAGGCCCGGAACATATGCCTGGCGTACAACGGCAAGAAAGTGTTGGAGAATCTTTCTTTCCACATCGAAAGCGGGGAATTTTTCATCATCATCGGCCCCAACGGCGCGGGCAAATCCTCCCTGCTCACCACGCTTGCCGCCACGGGGAAAAAAGCGGCAGGGACCATCTCCCTTTTTGCAAGGGAGCTGCATCAGTATCGTCGCCGGGAACTGGCGCGGATTGCCGCCCTGGTACCCCAGGGACTGGAGTCCGGCTTCCCTTTCAAGGTTGCCGACACGGTGCTCATGGGCCGTTCACCTCATGTCGGCCTGCTGGGGATTGAGACGGAAAAAGACCATGCAATCGCCACGCACGCCATGGCGGCGACCGATACCCTGCACCTGGCGGGGCGCACCTTGGACCAATTGAGCGGCGGAGAAAAACAGCGGGTGAGCATCGCCCGGGCCATCTGCCAGCAGCCGCGCATCCTTTTTCTCGATGAACCCACCGCCGCGCTTGATCTTGCCCATCAAATACGCATCATGGATCTGCTGGAAAAACTGCGCCGGGAAAACGGCATCACCATCTGCATGGTTTCCCACGACATCAATCTGGCCGCCATGTATGCCGGACGCCTGCTGCTGTTAAAGAACGGCAGGCTGGTTGCCTGCGGCGGACCAGAGGACGTGCTGCGGCGTGAATTGCTGGAAAAGAGTTACGAGTGCCGGCTGCTGGTGGATGAAAATCCGCTCTGTCGCACCCGGCGCGTCCTGCCCGTGCCGGAAAAATTTCGGCACGGGCCCGGGGCGGAGCACGACAAATGACAAACGGAAATCACCAGGAGGAGGCAGCCTGCGCAAACAGACGGCGGTCATGCAGGGCAATGGCCTCCTTTTCGCAGACCCCCCGGCAGATGCCGCAGCCGTAGCATTTTGCAGCATCGATCACGCATTTCTTCAACCGCCGGTCAAAGGAGACCGCATCAAAGGAGCAGGCCTTGCGGCACTTGCCGCAACCGGAGCAGCGGTCATGCTCAACCGCCGCCACATACTCCGCCTTCCACATCACCCTGGCAAGTTTCAGCTCATACTGAACCTTATAGGCCATGCAGTCGTGGTCACAGTTGCAGATCGCGCCGATAAAGGGGGTCTGGAAGGTCCAGACGCTGTGGGTGTTCCCCTCCAGATCAAGGCCGCGCATCTCTTTTTTCGCCTCCGCCGCGCTGATCCGGTCGAAATCACGAAAATCGGGCTGATCCTTGAGAATATGGGTCATATCGAGCCCCACCCCGTAACAGTATCGCTTGTCGGCTCCGGTATTTACCTTGCGGCAGATACAGGGCAGGCGAACAATGGAGCTGACCCGGTCAACGATATGATTGACATCTTCCAGGGGCAGAATCTGGCCGAAATGGCCTTTTTTCTGTTGCCGGGTAATCCAGGGATAGGCAAGGAGATCATAGAGACGGGGAAAACGTTTTCTCCATTTTTCCGCCCGCGCCAGGCCATCATGCATACCTTGGCCGAAGTGGAGGAGAAAGTGTCCCAGTCGCTCCTCGGAGTTGACCTGCAAAAACACCTCCCGGGAATAATTGGCCATATTCTCGTACCATTTTTTCCCTTCTCCATGGCTGACACAAAACTCGCACATGATTTATCCTTTCTCATTCACAGTTACAAAAAAAATGAAGATCACCCTCCCCACCAAAGCCGGCAAACCACAACCGAGACCACGATGCCCGCCGCATCGGCGCACAGGGCGGCCGGCAGGGCATGACGGGTGCGGATGATGCCCACGCTGCCGAAATAAACGGCCAGCACATAAAAGGTGGTTTCCGTCGAACCCTGCATGACGGAAACGAGAAAGGAAAGGAACCCGTCCGGATCCTGGTTGACCATTTCACTCATGATGCCAAAGGCGCCGCTGCCGGAGAGCGGCCGCATAAGCGCCATGGCCAGGGCCTCGGCCGGCATGCCAACCGCCTCGGTCAGCGGGGAAAGCAAAAGGATCATGATGTCCATGGCGCCGCTTGCCCTGAACATGCCGATTGCCGTGAAAATGGCCACCATGAAAGGAATGATGCGGATCGCGGTGGTGAACCCCTCCTTGGCGCCCTCGGTCAGGGTTTCATAAATCTTTACCCCGCGCAGATAACCGAAGAGAAGAAAAGCGGAAATGAGGACCGGAATGAGCCAGCTTGACACGGCGTTCAAGGAGTCGGAGGAAAAAACGGAAAAATCCGGCGTCTGTCCGAGCCGGTAAAGGATCCCTCCAAGAAAAGCGGTGATCAGCAACCAAATGAATATTTTACCGATGCGGCCGGGCGGCACAAGCTCACTCTCAACCGTTTCCGCCTTTTCCGGCTCGCTGTTCGTTGCCTCATCCCGGCCGGCCCCTGCCTGATCGTCGCGCCCGGCCAGCACTTTAGCCATGACAACGGCAACCAGTGTGGAACAGCAGGTGGCGATGAGCGACGGGATGAGGATTGCCGCCGGGTTTGCCGCATTGGCCGCGGCCCGCACCGTGATGACGCCGAGGGGAAGCAGGGTGACGCTTGAGGTGTTGATGGCCAGGAAAAGACACATGGCATTGGTGGCCGTCCCCTTTTGCGGCGCCAGTTTTTCCAGCTCCTGCATGGCCTTGATCCCCATCGGGGTGGCGGCGTTGCCGAGTCCCAGGGCATTGGCCGCCATGTTCATGATCATGGCGCTCATGGCCGGATGATCATGGGGCACATCAGGGAACAGCCGCACCATCACCGGCCGCACCCAGCCGGCGACAATGCGCATCAACCCGCCGGCCTCGGCCACCTTCATGATGCCGAGCCAAAGGGCCATGGGGCCGATTAGTCCGATGGCCAGGGTAACCGCGCTTTTTGCCGATTCAAACGAGGCCTTGGTGACCTCGTCCATCCTGCCGGTATAGGCGGCCGTCACCGTGGCGATAACCACCAGGGAAAGCCAGATGATATTAATGGCGGCAGGTTTTTGCTTCATTGATGAACTCCGGATTCAAGTTTGCGGGAGCATATTGCGGAACCACCATAGCATGTTGCGGCCCAAAATGCTTGCAACGGATGCGGATATTTCATCAACCGCATCCCCTTTTTTGCGGCATGCCGTTAAAGAAAAACTATTGAAATCATTTTCATTTACAATTGAATCCGGAATCGATTTAATATGTTATCATGTTTCCCGCAGTGAATTCCCCCAGCGGAGCAAATGAATGAAAAAATTTTTTGCGAGAAGCCACAGCCTTTTTATCAATCTCCTTTTCGGCATGGGCGTCATCCTTTTTCTGTGCATGGGCTCCCTGGCCTATTTCAGCATCAGCTACGTCAACCGAACCATCATCAACAATGTCATGTCCGAAGCCGATCGCTTCAACAATACGATCAAGCTCGGCACACACTACAGCATGATGAGCAACATGAGGGACGACATAACGCAGATTATCAGAAACATCGCCAGCCAGGAAAACATTGAACACATTCGCATCTACCACAAAGGCGGCCAAATCAAATTCTCAAATAAAGACGAAGAGGTCGGCACAATTGCCGACATCAACAATTACGCCTGTGCCATTTGCCATCAACTCACCCCGCCCCCTTCCGTCCTCGGCCTGCAAGAAAGGACTCGAATATTTTCTTCCGCCGGCCAGCGCTTTCTCGGGATTGTCACCCCCATATATAACGAACCAGGCTGTTCGTCCGCCTCCTGTCATGCCCATTCTCCGGATGCAACCGTACTTGGCACACTTGATACGGTTATCTCGCTTCATGAGGTTGACCGGGAGATCCATTTCCTGGAGCAGATTTTTTCCTCTTTCATCATTTTGATTTTTTTAGTCACCTCGATCCTGATTGTTCTTTATCTGTTTCGTTTTGTCAGCCAACCGGTAAAAAAGATGATCACCGGAACACAAATGATCGCCAATGGCGAATTTTTCAATCCCGGGACGGTTGATCGAAATGACGAGATGGGCAGGTTGGCCTCGGCCATCAGCCGCATGGGCGAAGAGATCGCCAGACAGCAGAACGAATTACTCCGGACCAATGCGGAACTGGTCAAGACAAACAGGGAACTTCAAGAATTATCGAATACGGATGCCCTTACCCGACTCTGCAATCGCCGCTTCCTCCTGGAAACCTTAACCAAGGAATACCGGCGGGCAAGACGCTACGGACACGAGCTGTCCGTGCTCATGATTGACGCGGATCATTTCAAGCAGGTCAACGACCGCCATGGACATCTCTGCGGCGACACGGTTCTCATATCAATTGCCGACACGCTCAAGAAAACGGTGCGCAACACCGATCTCGTTGCGCGTTACGGCGGGGAAGAAATGATTGTCCTTTTGCCGGAAACCGGCCGCGAACAAGCGATCCGCATTGCGGAAAAATTACGCAAAGAGATTGCGTCGAGCGTCATTCCCTGTGACGACGAACAGATCTCGATCACGGTCAGTATCGGGGTTGCCGCCTATCCGGAAAATAATGTCGCAGACCCCATGCTCCTCGTGGAAGCGGCAGATCTGGCCATGTACAAGGCAAAAAAAACGGGAAGAAACAAGGTGGGCTATCACAACACGGATACGACGATGGTCGTGGACAGCGCGGAGAAGGAAAAAGAAAAAATCAGATAACCGTATTGACGAGCAGGCCGCTCTGTTCGGCGGGATCGGCGGCGAGAAATTCGTCGACATTCCGCTTCAGATCAAAGGTGCGCCCGCTGTCATCGACCAGACGGATAACCGGCTCATCACCGGAAGAAAGCTCAAACTGCGATGAGCCGCGGCCCAGTTCATCAAGCTTCCTGTTCAGCTCGCGAATCCTTGATTCAAGTTCGCGGCGGACCCTGGTCGTTTCAACGGTTTTCTCTGTGGTTGTTTTGGTCGATATCTCGGTTTCGGCCCCTTGCTCACGCCGCACCTCCCGGGCAACCTCAACCTGCCGGCTCCGTTCATACTGCTGCGTTCTGCTTATTTGGCCTGAGGTGGCTGAAACAGATCCACTTCTCTCCATGACAAAAGCCCCTTTCGAATTTAACAGGCTTCTCCTTGACCGCACCCTATCTTTATCTTATAAAGTCGCAGTTACTGCTGTCAATCTTTGAGTGTCATAAAAATTTAGCCATGAAAGCCCTCGAGGTCAAGAGAGCCCTTCTAAAAACATGGAACCAGTCACCCTTCTCTTCATCGCCGTCGCCCTTGCCATGGATGCCTTTGCCGTGTCGCTTGCCGCCGGAGTGGCCCTGCATCCGGTCAGCAAACGACAACTCTTCCGCCTCGGTTTCCATTTCGGCCTGTTCCAGGGGATGATGCCGATCATCGGCTGGCTTGCCGGCCTCAGTGTCCAGCACCTGATCAGCGCCTATGACCATTGGGTCGCCTTCGGACTTCTCGCCTTTGTCGGCGGGAAAATGATCCACGAGAGCTTCCAGGACGGAGAGGAAAAAGAAAAAAGCGATCCCACCCGGGGGCTGACCATGGTCATGCTCTCCGTTGCCACCAGCATCGATGCCCTGGCCGTGGGACTGTCACTTGCCGTTATCGGCGTCACAATCTGGACGCCGGCCCTGGTCATCGCCCTTACCGCCTCGATACTGACCGTGGCCGGCATGCTGATGGGCGGCCGCATCGGCATGATCTGGGGAAAACGGGTGGAGGTATTGGGCGGCCTGCTTCTCATCGGCATCGGCCTGAAAATCCTCCTGCAACACCTGTGGACCTGAACAGGAAGGACCCCGCAAAAAAACAGGGTGTCACCTTCTTGACCCAACCAATACTTCCGGGGAAAATCAGGCGCTCACCGTCATCGTTGCAAATTTTTGACTGGGCCAAATAGCCGTTTTACTTTTCTCTTCGCTTTTGCTACAAAATATTGTGGCATTATGCCGCACCCGAATTCCTTCAACAAACCAGGCAATCGTGAAACAGCTTATTTTTCTTCTTATACTGCTTTTTCCCATCGCCGCCCATGCCACCAACGGCTACTGGGCCCATGGATACGGCGCGAAAAGCAAGGCCATGGCCGGCAGCGGCTCGGCCCTGCCCCTGGACGCCATGGACGCCGCATCAAATCCGGCGACCATGGTCCATCTCGGCAACCGTCTGGACGTGGGAATGTCGGCATTCATGCCGGACAGAAGCTTCACCGCCGGAAGCGACACCGGCGGCAACCCGTCGTGCATTCTTCCGGGCGCCTACGAAAGCGACAATGATATTTTCTTCATCCCCCATATTGCCGGTAACCGCATGCTCGATTCCCGATCTTCGCTCGGCATCAGTATCGGGGCAAACGGCGGCATGAACACCGAGTACGACAGCGCCGTCTTTTCCTCTTTCGACAATCCCGGCGGCACGGCTTCTTCCCCCACCGGCATTGATTTCAAACAGGTGTTTCTGGGATTGACCTATTCCCGGAAAATATCAAACAACCACTCCTTCGGCATCACTCCGATACTTGCGGCGCAGTCATTCAAGGTCACCGGCCTGGAACCCTTTCAGCCCTTTTCCTCCGATCCTTCCCACGTCACCAATCAAGGTTCGGACTATTCCTACGGCGGGGGGATAAAAGTCGGCTGGCTGAGCAGATTCTCGGACAGCTTCTCGGCAGGCATCTCCTACCAGTCCAAGCTGTGGATGTCCCGATTCGAGGCGTACCAGGGGCTTTTTGCCGAGCAGGGTGATTTCGACATCCCGCCGAATCTTACCGTTGGCCTGGCCTGGGAAATCCTGCCGACTTTCACCCTGGTCTTTGATGTGCAGCGCATTTACTTTGAAAAAATCAAGTCAATTGCCAACCAGGGCGATATGATTTTTCAACCGGGGAGCATCCTGCTGGGCACTGATGACGGGCTTGGATTCGGCTGGGAGGATACCACCATCGGCAAGCTCGGCCTGCAGTGGCAATGGCGTCCGGATGTCGTGCTGCGGGCCGGTTACAGCCTGAGCGAGCAGGTAATTTCCGGAGAACAGGCCCTTTTCAACATCCTGGCCCCGGCAGTGGTGACCGAACATTACACCTGCGGCCTGACCAAAACCCTTGCAAACAAGGAAATCAACATCTCGCTGATGTATGCGCCGGGGGAAAAAGTCACCGGCCGTAATCCCAACACCGGTTCACAATCCGGAACCCTTGAAATGGAACAATTTGAATTTGAAGTCAGTTTCTCCTTCCTCTTTTAAACCGCGGCAATCGACCAGTCATAAGCGTCTTCGCCGCCGAAAAAGACAGGCGACAACACATCCCTCCCGTCACTCGGCACTTTCCGCCAGGCCCGCGATCCGCAGCATGGCCCACCCTGCATCCTCGGCATCTCCGGAATACGATGCATCGGCGCGGCGACCGGCAAAGTGATCAAGCAGCTGGTTGGCCAGTTTTTTACCGA
This window harbors:
- a CDS encoding ABC transporter permease; translated protein: MDRIFTPIGKRLVLLCLPLGLLLALAFFFGSLLGSSNRNPFLLGDMLTELASPDSTQRTIITQIRFPRVLLAAVTGATLSLGGLVFQVLLRNPLAEPYILGISGGAAVGAIGGMLAGVSFFPGVTAAAFAGSMTTLGLVLLLASGTRAVRRDSLLLAGVMMNGFAGALIMFLISLSKSSELHHMLFWLMGDLSMVQPERLAFFYLIVPCAMIIFFLARPMNVLLAGREAAVSLGVDVKKISLLLLVTSTFMVSLVVCFSGLIGFVGLVIPHILRLVIGPDHRLLVPAAVFGGASYLVICDLLARTLPASGELPVGIITAMIGAPLFILLLRRSRQ
- a CDS encoding ABC transporter — translated: MKAVEARNICLAYNGKKVLENLSFHIESGEFFIIIGPNGAGKSSLLTTLAATGKKAAGTISLFARELHQYRRRELARIAALVPQGLESGFPFKVADTVLMGRSPHVGLLGIETEKDHAIATHAMAATDTLHLAGRTLDQLSGGEKQRVSIARAICQQPRILFLDEPTAALDLAHQIRIMDLLEKLRRENGITICMVSHDINLAAMYAGRLLLLKNGRLVACGGPEDVLRRELLEKSYECRLLVDENPLCRTRRVLPVPEKFRHGPGAEHDK
- a CDS encoding spore maturation protein, with the protein product MKQKPAAINIIWLSLVVIATVTAAYTGRMDEVTKASFESAKSAVTLAIGLIGPMALWLGIMKVAEAGGLMRIVAGWVRPVMVRLFPDVPHDHPAMSAMIMNMAANALGLGNAATPMGIKAMQELEKLAPQKGTATNAMCLFLAINTSSVTLLPLGVITVRAAANAANPAAILIPSLIATCCSTLVAVVMAKVLAGRDDQAGAGRDEATNSEPEKAETVESELVPPGRIGKIFIWLLITAFLGGILYRLGQTPDFSVFSSDSLNAVSSWLIPVLISAFLLFGYLRGVKIYETLTEGAKEGFTTAIRIIPFMVAIFTAIGMFRASGAMDIMILLLSPLTEAVGMPAEALAMALMRPLSGSGAFGIMSEMVNQDPDGFLSFLVSVMQGSTETTFYVLAVYFGSVGIIRTRHALPAALCADAAGIVVSVVVCRLWWGG
- a CDS encoding transporter, whose translation is MKQLIFLLILLFPIAAHATNGYWAHGYGAKSKAMAGSGSALPLDAMDAASNPATMVHLGNRLDVGMSAFMPDRSFTAGSDTGGNPSCILPGAYESDNDIFFIPHIAGNRMLDSRSSLGISIGANGGMNTEYDSAVFSSFDNPGGTASSPTGIDFKQVFLGLTYSRKISNNHSFGITPILAAQSFKVTGLEPFQPFSSDPSHVTNQGSDYSYGGGIKVGWLSRFSDSFSAGISYQSKLWMSRFEAYQGLFAEQGDFDIPPNLTVGLAWEILPTFTLVFDVQRIYFEKIKSIANQGDMIFQPGSILLGTDDGLGFGWEDTTIGKLGLQWQWRPDVVLRAGYSLSEQVISGEQALFNILAPAVVTEHYTCGLTKTLANKEINISLMYAPGEKVTGRNPNTGSQSGTLEMEQFEFEVSFSFLF